The DNA region NNNNNNNNNNNNNNNNNNNACCTGCCTTTCTCTGCGTACTCTGTGAACTCTGCGAGAGACAATGCCTTTGATTCTTTTTCCTCTCGCCCACTCCCTTGCGGTCGTTCGAGTACGCAGAGAGCGCAGAGTTGAAACAATTTATCCTTACCCTGATATGAGGATACCCATATCAGGGTAAACTCACAGCACCTGTCGGTGCGTAATTGTTAACTATCCGTGTAATACCGTTTTTCAGCATTATTTCATTAAAGTTGATCAGCAGGCCCACAGGTTTTTCCATCAATCTAAGATAGGTAAGAAGTTGTTTCTTATGAACAGGTTTTACTTCTTCTACTGATTTAAGTTCTATAACAACCGTGTTTTCGATAAGAAG from Pseudomonadota bacterium includes:
- a CDS encoding GxxExxY protein, whose product is LLIENTVVIELKSVEEVKPVHKKQLLTYLRLMEKPVGLLINFNEIMLKNGITRIVNNYAPTGAVSLP